In Phoenix dactylifera cultivar Barhee BC4 chromosome 11, palm_55x_up_171113_PBpolish2nd_filt_p, whole genome shotgun sequence, the following are encoded in one genomic region:
- the LOC103708958 gene encoding probable LRR receptor-like serine/threonine-protein kinase At1g53430, which yields MRAMGREVEVKHFSAPLRRFSLTILFSVLLVFSCFGDLRCGAKKLAKEEVEALKVIASKLRKDWNFSVDPCSGDAAWQDPTSNKDVASNLTCDCNATSGVCHVTSILLKSQNLTGYLPEEFANLSFLSVLDLSRNYLNGSIPKTWASLPLAHLAVLGNRVSGRIPKELGGIRTLQNLTLEDNQLQGPIPAALGNLASLSRLHLSANNLSGDLQDSLGKLKNLEDFRIDGNPITGKIPSFIGNWTNLQRLDMQGTSMEGPFPSIFSTLKSITELRVSDLKGGDGKFPPLQNMKNMKELVLRNLSISGQLPVFIGDMSKLKVLDLSFNSLTGPIPGSFDGLAKSIDYMYLTSNKLDGAIPVWILNSRKNLDVSYNSFTESPPANCWLGNVNLVSSFSSTNINSIASCLRRNLPCSGKAKNYNLFINCGGSHVTVDGNEYEDDTSPQGASRSVESESRKWAYSSTGDFVGNGDAQYIARNASMLNMTDPELYMTARLNPLSLKYYGLCLQKGQYTVKLHFAEIMFTDDQTYFSVGERFFDVSIQGQKVLQDFNIAKEARGTGKKIIKVFNASVDGTLEIHFQWLGKGTNAIPQRGVYGPLISAISVTPNFKPDTGESKLSVGAIFGIVAASCVVIMLIITLLWICIRRKKTENSELRGLELQTGYFTLKQIKTATKNFDPENKIGEGGFGSVYRGVLPDGSEIAVKQLSSKSKQGNREFINEIGMISALQHPNLVKLYGCCMEGNQLLLIYEYMENNSLARALFGPQEHRLKLDWRTRRKICLGIARGLAFLHEESRIKIVHRDIKGTNILLDKDLDAKISDFGLARLDEEENTHISTRIAGTIGYMAPEYAMRGYLTDKADVYSFGVVTLEIVSGMSNTNYRPKEDFVYLLDWAYVLQEQGSLLELVDTNLGSNYSKEEALQMLNLALVCTNPSPTLRPTMSTVVSMLDGKTPVRVPEVMRSISKTEDLRFKSFEKMSNASQSHSISADGPWIDSSISAQSSKGSPSHSSTSKLLSDHTE from the exons ATGAGAGCAATGGGAAGAGAAGTAGAGGTGAAGCATTTCTCTGCTCCTTTGCGTCGTTTTTCTCTTACTATCTTGTTCTCGGTGCTGCTGGTTTTTAGCTGCTTTGGTGACCTAAGATGCGGAGCCAAGAAATTGGCCAAAGAAGAAG TTGAAGCGCTGAAGGTGATCGCCTCCAAGCTGAGAAAGGATTGGAACTTCTCGGTGGACCCCTGCAGCGGGGATGCAGCGTGGCAGGATCCTACAAGCAACAAAGACGTCGCCAGCAACCTCACCTGTGACTGCAACGCCACCTCGGGTGTCTGTCACGTAACCAGCAT CCTTCTCAAGAGTCAGAACCTGACAGGATATCTTCCGGAGGAGTTTGCCAACCTCAGTTTCCTAAGCGTATT AGATCTTTCAAGGAACTATCTAaatggatccattcccaaaacATGGGCTTCTCTTCCGCTCGCACACTT GGCTGTTTTGGGAAACAGGGTCTCTGGGAGGATCCCTAAGGAGCTTGGAGGCATCAGAACCCTCCAAAACCT GACTTTGGAAGATAACCAGTTGCAAGGTCCGATCCCTGCAGCCCTTGGTAACCTGGCCAGCTTAAGTCGCTT GCATCTCTCTGCTAATAACTTAAGTGGGGACTTGCAGGACTCGCTTGGCAAGCTCAAGAACCTGGAGGATTT TAGGATCGATGGAAATCCAATCACAGGGAAAATACCTAGCTTCATTGGGAATTGGACGAATCTCCAACGGCT AGACATGCAAGGAACATCAATGGAGGGGCCATTCCCTTCCATTTTTAGCACACTGAAATCTATAACTGAGCT GAGGGTGTCTGACCTTAAAGGAGGAGATGGGAAGTTCCCTCCATTGCAAAACatgaaaaacatgaaggaaTT GGTATTGAGAAACCTGTCAATTTCTGGTCAACTTCCCGTTTTTATTGGAGATATGTCCAAGCTTAAAGTCTT AGATTTAAGCTTTAACAGCTTGACAGGTCCAATTCCAGGAAGCTTTGATGGATTAGCAAAGTCAATAGATTACAT GTACCTTACTAGTAACAAGCTAGATGGAGCAATACCTGTTTGGATCTTGAACAGCCGAAAAAACTT GGATGTTTCTTACAACTCTTTTACAGAATCTCCACCAGCTAATTGTTGGCTAGGGAATGT GAACCTGGTTTCTAGTTTTTCATCAACGAATATTAACTC GATAGCATCATGTTTAAGGAGGAACCTCCCTTGTTCTGGAAAAGCTAAAA ACTACAACTTGTTTATAAATTGTGGTGGTAGTCATGTGACTGTTGATGGCAATGAATATGAAGATGATACCTCTCCACAAGGTGCATCGAGATCCGTGGAGTCTGAAAGCCGAAAATGGGCTTACAGCAGTACGGGAGACTTCGTAGGAAATGGGGATGCACAATACATTGCTAGAAATGCATCAATGTTGAACATGACAGATCCAGAGTTGTACATGACTGCCCGGCTTAACCCTCTGTCCCTTAAATATTATGGTCTCTGCTTACAAAAGGGGCAATATACAGTGAAACTTCACTTTGCTGAGATTATGTTCACAGATGACCAAACATACTTTAGTGTTGGAGAGCGCTTCTTTGATGTATCAATTCAG GGTCAGAAGGTTTTGCAAGACTTTAATATTGCAAAAGAAGCAAGGGGGACTGGAAAGAAAATAAtcaaggtttttaatgcctctgtAGATGGAACTTTGGAAATTCACTTTCAGTGGCTTGGCAAAGGCACAAATGCCATTCCACAGAGAGGTGTATATGGACCTCTTATTTCAGCCATTTCAGTAACACCAA ATTTCAAGCCTGATACCGGTGAAAGCAAGTTATCTGTAGGAGCTATCTTCGGCATTGTCGCTGCTTCTTGCGTTGTAATCATGCTGATCATAACATTACTATGGATTTGCATCAGAAGGAAAAAAACTGAAAACAGTG AACTCCGAGGATTAGAGTTGCAGACCGGTTACTTCACTTTAAAACAGATTAAAACAGCAACCAAAAATTTCGATCCTGAAAATAAGATAGGTGAAGGCGGCTTCGGTTCAGTTTACAGG GGGGTGCTGCCAGATGGTTCTGAAATTGCTGTGAAGCAGCTTTCTTCCAAGTCTAAACAAGGGAACCGTGAATTCATTAATGAGATAGGCATGATATCTGCCTTGCAGCACCCAAATCTTGTTAAGCTTTATGGGTGTTGTATGGAAGGAAATCAATTATTGCTAATATATGAATACATGGAAAATAATAGTCTTGCTCGTGCTCTATTTG GTCCTCAAGAACACCGGCTGAAATTGGACTGGCGAACAAGGCGTAAGATTTGTCTAGGAATAGCAAGAGGTTTGGCATTCCTGCATGAGGAGTCAAGGATAAAGATTGTTCACCGAGACATCAAGGGTACAAATATTCTGCTTGACAAAGACCTCGATGCCAAAATATCCGACTTTGGTTTGGCTAGacttgatgaagaagagaaCACCCACATCAGCACCAGGATAGCTGGAACTAT AGGATATATGGCTCCCGAATATGCAATGAGGGGTTACTTGACAGATAAAGCTGATGTCTACAGCTTTGGAGTTGTCACATTGGAGATTGTCAGTGGAATGAGCAACACTAATTATAGACCTAAGGAGGACTTTGTTTATCTTCTCGATTGG GCCTATGTTTTACAAGAGCAGGGAAGTCTGCTCGAACTGGTCGACACAAACCTTGGCTCAAACTACTCCAAGGAAGAGGCATTGCAGATGCTGAATCTCGCTCTTGTATGCACCAATCCATCTCCCACTCTCAGGCCCACAATGTCCACTGTGGTGAGCATGCTAGATGGGAAAACTCCTGTGAGGGTCCCTGAAGTGATGCGCTCGATCTCCAAAACTGAGGATTTGAGGTTTAAGTCCTTTGAGAAAATGTCCAATGCGAGCCAATCACACAGCATCTCAGCGGATGGACCATGGATTGATTCCTCAATATCTGCCCAAAGTAGTAAAGGAAGCCCTTCACATTCCTCAACAAGCAAGCTTCTTTCAGATCATACAGAGTAG